From the genome of Pseudomonas sp. gcc21, one region includes:
- a CDS encoding sensor histidine kinase, translated as MSFDLGLLLLISVVYLLALFGVAWITEKSMLPRGVLHHPAVYTLSLGVYASAWAFYGTVGLAYQYGYGFLTYYLGLCGAFLLAPVLLNPILRLTRTYQLSSLADLFAFRFRSTWAGTLTTILMLIGVLPLLALQIQAVADSVQILTRDPTQHSIALGFCVLITLFAILFGARHISNREKHEGLVMAIAFESLVKLIAIGAVGLYALFVVFDGPSGLEDWLANNQQALKTLHTPLQEGPWRTLLLVFFAAAIVMPHMYHMAFSENINPRALATASWGLPLFLLLMSLAVPPILWAGLHLNVSTNPEYFTLGLGVAAGADWLTLLAYVGGLSAASGLIIVVTLALSGMVLNHIVLPVYQPSADNNIYRWLRWTRRTLIAAIIMASYGFYRMLGAEQDLANLGIASFVATLQFLPGALSILYWPQANRRGFIGGLLAGMLVWVVTLLLPLVTELRSLALFGLVLDFHEDTWHFATIASLAVNIVVFTLISLFTQRSNEERSAAEACSVDNVSRPQRMELVANSPQEFAQQLAKPLGNKTAQKEVEQALNDLQLPFDERRPYALRRLRDRLEANLSGLMGPAVAQEMVETFLPFKLARDGYVTQDIHFIENRLEDYHSRLTGLAAELDALRRYHRQTLQDLPMGVCSLAKDSEVLMWNRAMHALTGIEADSVIGSRLANLPAPWNSLLERLVADQSAHLHKQKLVINGHTQWLNLHKAAIDEPGNLGSGLVLLIEDQTETQMLEDELIHSERLASIGRLAAGVAHEIGNPITGIACLAQEMREESAEPNTREMAEQILEQTRRVSRIVQSMVNFAHVGSRHNNANEPVDLAACTSEAIHLLSLSRKGPDVRYVSLCNPDHLAAGDSQRLVQVLINLLGNARDASQDGDTITIKTVQDEHQVLLTVEDQGSGIDKAIMARLFEPFFTTKEPGTGTGLGLALVYSIIEEHYGQITIDSPIDAATMRGTRFTITLPRYSVLGNGTSA; from the coding sequence TACGCTCTCGCTTGGCGTCTATGCCAGCGCATGGGCCTTCTATGGCACTGTGGGTCTGGCCTACCAGTATGGTTACGGCTTCCTTACCTACTATCTCGGGCTGTGTGGCGCTTTCCTGCTCGCGCCGGTGCTGCTGAACCCGATCCTGCGCCTGACCCGTACCTACCAGTTATCCTCGCTGGCCGACCTATTCGCGTTCCGCTTCCGTAGTACCTGGGCCGGCACACTGACCACTATCCTCATGCTGATCGGCGTGCTACCGCTGCTGGCCCTGCAGATCCAGGCAGTGGCCGATTCCGTGCAGATACTGACCCGCGACCCGACTCAGCATTCGATTGCCCTCGGCTTTTGCGTGCTGATCACCCTGTTTGCCATCCTGTTCGGCGCACGGCATATATCCAACAGAGAGAAGCACGAAGGCCTGGTCATGGCGATCGCCTTCGAATCGCTGGTCAAGCTCATCGCCATCGGCGCCGTAGGCCTTTATGCTTTGTTCGTGGTGTTCGATGGCCCATCCGGGCTGGAAGACTGGCTGGCGAATAATCAGCAAGCTTTGAAAACCCTGCATACGCCGCTTCAGGAAGGGCCTTGGCGGACTCTGCTGCTGGTGTTCTTCGCAGCCGCCATCGTCATGCCGCACATGTATCACATGGCTTTTTCGGAGAACATCAACCCCAGGGCGCTGGCTACGGCCAGCTGGGGGTTACCGCTATTTCTGTTGCTGATGAGCCTGGCGGTGCCACCCATTCTCTGGGCCGGCCTGCACCTCAACGTCTCAACCAACCCGGAATATTTCACGCTGGGTCTGGGGGTGGCAGCCGGAGCCGACTGGCTGACGTTGCTGGCCTACGTGGGCGGCTTGTCCGCAGCCAGTGGCCTGATCATTGTTGTCACCCTGGCGCTTTCCGGCATGGTGCTTAACCATATTGTGTTACCGGTCTACCAACCCAGCGCCGATAACAACATTTACCGCTGGCTACGCTGGACCCGGCGCACATTGATTGCAGCCATCATCATGGCCAGTTACGGTTTCTACCGCATGCTGGGTGCGGAACAGGACCTGGCCAACCTGGGCATCGCCTCGTTCGTCGCCACACTGCAGTTTCTGCCAGGCGCGCTGTCGATACTCTATTGGCCACAGGCCAATCGCCGGGGCTTTATCGGCGGTCTGCTCGCCGGCATGCTGGTCTGGGTCGTCACGCTGCTATTACCGCTGGTCACTGAACTGCGCAGTCTTGCGCTGTTCGGTCTTGTACTGGATTTCCACGAAGATACCTGGCATTTCGCGACCATCGCCTCGCTTGCGGTGAATATCGTGGTGTTTACCCTGATTTCACTGTTTACCCAGCGTTCCAATGAGGAGCGCAGCGCGGCCGAAGCCTGTTCCGTGGATAACGTCAGCCGCCCGCAGCGTATGGAACTGGTTGCCAATTCGCCGCAGGAATTCGCCCAGCAGCTGGCCAAACCATTGGGCAACAAGACCGCGCAGAAAGAAGTGGAACAGGCGCTGAACGACCTACAACTGCCCTTCGATGAACGCCGCCCCTACGCGCTCCGCCGCCTGCGCGATCGCCTGGAAGCCAACCTGTCAGGCCTGATGGGTCCGGCCGTCGCACAGGAAATGGTTGAAACCTTTCTGCCCTTCAAACTGGCGCGCGATGGCTATGTCACCCAGGACATACACTTCATCGAGAATCGACTGGAAGACTATCACTCGCGGCTGACCGGTCTGGCCGCAGAACTCGACGCCCTGCGCCGGTATCACCGCCAGACATTGCAGGATTTGCCGATGGGCGTATGTTCGCTGGCAAAGGACAGCGAAGTATTGATGTGGAACCGCGCGATGCATGCGCTCACGGGGATCGAAGCAGACAGCGTTATCGGTTCTCGCCTGGCGAATCTGCCCGCACCCTGGAACAGTCTGCTGGAGCGCCTGGTGGCGGACCAGTCAGCGCACCTGCATAAACAGAAACTGGTCATCAACGGCCATACCCAATGGCTCAACCTGCACAAGGCAGCGATCGACGAACCAGGCAATCTGGGCAGCGGCCTGGTGCTGCTGATCGAGGACCAGACCGAAACCCAGATGCTCGAAGACGAACTGATCCATTCCGAGCGGCTCGCATCCATCGGCCGTCTCGCCGCCGGCGTCGCCCATGAGATTGGCAATCCGATCACCGGCATCGCCTGCCTCGCTCAGGAAATGCGTGAGGAATCGGCTGAACCGAATACCCGGGAAATGGCTGAGCAGATCCTGGAGCAGACCCGGCGCGTGTCGCGTATCGTCCAGTCCATGGTTAATTTCGCCCACGTCGGCAGCCGCCACAACAATGCCAACGAACCCGTTGACCTGGCCGCCTGCACGAGTGAAGCAATACATCTTCTGTCACTCAGCCGTAAGGGCCCCGATGTCAGATATGTTAGCCTGTGTAATCCGGACCATCTGGCAGCCGGCGACAGTCAGCGACTGGTGCAGGTATTGATCAATCTTCTGGGCAACGCCCGGGATGCCAGTCAGGACGGAGACACCATCACAATAAAAACTGTACAGGACGAACATCAGGTCCTGCTCACGGTTGAAGATCAGGGTAGCGGAATCGACAAGGCGATCATGGCGCGCCTGTTCGAGCCGTTTTTCACGACCAAGGAACCCGGCACGGGCACTGGCCTCGGACTGGCACTGGTCTATTCCATCATTGAAGAACATTACGGGCAGATCACCATTGATAGCCCGATCGATGCAGCAACCATGCGTGGCACGCGGTTCACTATTACCCTGCCCCGCTATAGCGTATTGGGTAACGGCACCAGTGCCTGA